One region of Chitinophagales bacterium genomic DNA includes:
- the clpX gene encoding ATP-dependent Clp protease ATP-binding subunit ClpX, with protein sequence MRLAKKKASEYCSFCGNPSNKVSFLINGLEAQICDNCAVMAAKIVEDTRREENSSKSSSPTEFSFDKKPSDIVAYLNEYIIGQDFAKKVISVAIYNHYKRIAKPNNTEDVEIEKSNILLVGNTGTGKTLLAKTVAKLLNVPFAIADATAFTQSGYVGEDIESVITRLLQNCNYNIDSAQKGIVFIDEIDKIARKGENPSITRDVAGEGVQQGLLKLLEGSEILVPPQGGRKHPEQPMIKVDTKNILFICGGAFEGLERIIAQRVNKSSVGFKKTKEIESEIQKENLLKQVNALDIKKFGIIPELLGRLPVVVHLNPLDRKALQKILLEPKNSLIKQYIALLKLDGKKLEFSQEALEFILDRAMEYELGARGLRSICEAIMTDVMYDSPNSNLEKIVVTKEMAERNFNQNSGYQEAG encoded by the coding sequence CTGTGATAATTGTGCTGTAATGGCAGCTAAAATTGTGGAAGATACACGTCGAGAAGAAAATTCTTCGAAGTCTAGCTCTCCTACTGAATTTAGTTTTGACAAAAAGCCAAGTGATATTGTAGCTTATCTGAATGAATACATCATAGGTCAGGATTTTGCTAAGAAGGTAATCTCAGTGGCTATCTACAATCATTATAAACGTATTGCCAAACCAAATAATACAGAAGATGTAGAGATTGAAAAATCTAATATTTTACTAGTAGGCAATACCGGTACAGGAAAGACCTTGTTAGCTAAAACAGTCGCAAAACTATTAAATGTTCCTTTCGCCATTGCGGACGCTACAGCCTTTACCCAGAGTGGATATGTAGGTGAAGATATTGAGAGTGTCATTACGAGATTATTACAGAATTGTAATTATAATATTGATTCCGCTCAGAAGGGAATTGTCTTTATTGATGAGATTGATAAGATAGCTCGTAAGGGAGAGAATCCTTCCATAACGAGAGATGTAGCAGGCGAGGGTGTTCAGCAGGGGTTATTGAAATTATTAGAAGGTTCTGAGATTTTAGTGCCACCGCAGGGTGGTAGAAAACACCCTGAGCAACCTATGATAAAAGTAGATACTAAAAATATTTTATTTATCTGTGGAGGTGCTTTTGAAGGACTGGAGCGAATTATAGCGCAGCGAGTAAATAAGTCTTCGGTCGGTTTTAAAAAAACCAAAGAAATAGAGAGTGAAATTCAAAAAGAAAATTTACTCAAACAGGTGAATGCCCTTGACATTAAAAAATTTGGCATCATACCTGAACTATTAGGTAGACTGCCTGTGGTGGTTCACCTCAATCCATTGGATAGAAAAGCACTGCAAAAGATATTGTTAGAGCCCAAAAATTCATTGATTAAACAGTATATTGCTCTCTTAAAACTCGATGGCAAAAAGTTGGAGTTTAGTCAAGAGGCATTGGAGTTTATCCTTGATAGAGCTATGGAATACGAACTCGGTGCACGAGGCTTGCGTTCAATATGTGAAGCTATTATGACCGACGTGATGTATGATAGCCCGAATAGCAATCTAGAAAAAATTGTAGTGACCAAGGAAATGGCAGAACGCAATTTTAACCAAAATAGTGGTTATCAAGAAGCGGGCTGA